CAGTGCTGTGGTGAACCCCTTTTTCTGTAGGGCGAGCGGCCCTGCTTGCCGAATGCCGGATGGAACCAGAGAAACTCTGGCCCGTAGCAACCGAGCCGGTCGCCCTACACGCGGAAAATCATGGGCCTTTGCGTGAAACTTATTTTTCCCAGAACGTTACGGGGAAGCATCCTCGGTCCCCGCGTGTTTCACCGCCATTTTCGCGCAAATTGTCCCGGCTGGCGGATAATCGGGAGGGGATGATGTCAGCGGGCATAAGCGAGCGGTTCCTGACGGTCGCGGAGAGTGGCACGGCCATCTTGGCCGTGTTTTTTCCGATCCCGCGGGGGAGACGCCCGTGCCACTTTCACCGCCATTTCTGAGCAAATTGCTCCGGAGGTGTTTGGGGTCGGAATGGTTCCATCGGGCGGGGATGCACGGGCTGGACAATCGGAAGATTATCCCTCCAGTTGCGCGCACAAATTTCTCCTTTTGCGTTCATCGGAGGACTTGTGCCAGGGAAGAGATGTTACGATGTCGGATAAGGTATTTCGCGGACGGGGCGGTACTGGGGAGCCGGGAATTTGTGGAGAATGTCTTTGAGCGGAATCGGAAACTCTATGGTCAGAAAAGACAAGAAGGAGCCCGACCCATGAAAGGGGCCGCCCAATGGGGCGACCTCATGACCGTCCGCGATCTACGACTGGATACAATCACTGTTTCCGCGTAAGAAGAAAGAATAGTGAAATAGGGCAGGCTGAGATTTAAGATTATTTTTCCAGCAAATCGCTCCCGCAGGCAAGTGAGGGCCTTTACCGAGATGAAAGATGGATGGAAAATAATTTCCCCGGAGTAAAAAGGCTTTATCATTCTGAAAAAAATGCTTCTATATTTCATCTCGAATCCCAATCCAACCCGCTCTAATTATGAAAATAAAATCGCTCTTTTTTACTGTGCTCTTGATGGGCCTCAGCATCTCCTCCACCCTGGCTGGCGGGAGTATTGAATGGGTTGAAGCCTCGAAAAAAATCGCCAAGGACGATCGGGATTTTGTCAAAATCATTAACCACCATTTCAAAGTCGATGAAATCGGGAGTGCCGTCAGGATCGGGACGGATACCCCAAACAAGGGCGAACGTGTCGCTCCTTATACTTTTGATGCGGTTTTTATAAAAACCGGAGAAATGTACACCTTGGTGCTCCAGCCTAACGAGGACTACTCCATCACACACCGTTACACGGTCCAATGGACTCCCCTTAAAAAGTAGTCGATCCCCGGTCGAATTACCCACCCCTATCCGCTTATGAAATATTTAAATCATATTTTACTGTATCCATCCGTTACTCTTTTATCGCTCCTCATTTTCTCGGGCGGGTGCTCGAAACAAGAATCCCCCGAAAAGCCGGGCGCCGCAGAAAAATCCATATCATCACTAAATGAGTCAGTCCCTAAAACCCCGGTCGAAGAACCCCCTTTCTTGAGCGAGGACGGTAAAATCATTATTACAAAAATGATTAAGGAAGATAAAATCATTCCCAAGGGTAAAGAAGGGGCCAAATGGACCGGCCCGGGTAAATTCACCCTTTATTATATGGAGCAGATCGACATGCGTACTGCGCCAAAAACGGTAAAAGAGACCGCCAAAATGGCTGATGGGAAAAGGGTAAGCTTCTACTGGTCGGGCACAGATTCCCGAAATGCCCACATGGAAGCCACCGTCGAAGTCATTGACCGCAAAGGTACGCGCCGTATCGGCACACGTATGGACGATGGAAGCTGGGTGGAGCTCGATCAAGATTCTTATGGGTTAGGTAATAAAATGAACCCTTTGGCCCCTTGGCGTCATGTCGCAGCAGACCAATCCCTCTATCCATTCGGCAGCCGACTCTACGTCCCTTTGTCTGACGGCAAAGATAATCAAAAAGTGCGTAAGGAACCCCTTGATGGATTTTTCTGGGTCGCCGACACTGGTGGTGCCATCAAGGGCAATTTGCGCTTTGATGTCTATGTCGGCTCGGAAAGTGTTTTTCATGAAATGGGTCATAATGCCCCCACAAAAAGGGTCGAGGCACGGATCGAACCCCCTCCGTCCCTGCCCACTGCTTGGAAGCCGGTCAATAAGGATAACATTAAAAAAATCCTCCAAGGCATTGGATTGTTGCCGGCGGGGAAACCCTCGGATGAGGATTATAAAATAGCCCTGACAAAATTCCAGAAACAATTCAAACGTATCCCCGTTCAGGAACTCGGCAATGA
This region of Verrucomicrobiota bacterium genomic DNA includes:
- a CDS encoding 3D domain-containing protein, giving the protein MKYLNHILLYPSVTLLSLLIFSGGCSKQESPEKPGAAEKSISSLNESVPKTPVEEPPFLSEDGKIIITKMIKEDKIIPKGKEGAKWTGPGKFTLYYMEQIDMRTAPKTVKETAKMADGKRVSFYWSGTDSRNAHMEATVEVIDRKGTRRIGTRMDDGSWVELDQDSYGLGNKMNPLAPWRHVAADQSLYPFGSRLYVPLSDGKDNQKVRKEPLDGFFWVADTGGAIKGNLRFDVYVGSESVFHEMGHNAPTKRVEARIEPPPSLPTAWKPVNKDNIKKILQGIGLLPAGKPSDEDYKIALTKFQKQFKRIPVQELGNDRSAVTYWYLSQAAKQLIEADKITKAAGKVDAKPLPDEKKKEKG